One region of Macrobrachium rosenbergii isolate ZJJX-2024 chromosome 20, ASM4041242v1, whole genome shotgun sequence genomic DNA includes:
- the LOC136849284 gene encoding BTB/POZ domain-containing protein 9-like isoform X4: protein MSNIHLGLPYPGGVVDHSSNLAHDIGALYLNDEYSDVTLQVNGQTFHAHRVILAARSQYFRALLFGGLRESHQAEVEIKDTNLTAFKVLLKYIYTGWVSLSSEKEETVLDILGLAHQYGFEDLESAICDYLKDALCIPNICVIYDMASLYNLTNLKTVCEDFMDKNALSILSHESFYSLSPSALKAIIGRDSFCAPEVHIFQGVSEWVERNSELSQEETQEILAQIRLPLISLSDLLNVVRPTSLISPDQILDAIKAKNESRDMDLQYRGYLMPGENVAVPSKGAQVLQGEMRSNLLDGNTVNYDMDRGFTRHPIDDNSGQGILIKLGMQCIINHMRMMLWDKDQRGYSYYIEVSMDQKDWVRVVDHTRYHCRSWQYLYFPPRVVRYIRIVGTNNTVNRVFHVVAFEAYYSKQEVQLHKGLIAPTENVALVTKSALVIEGVSRARNNLLNGDIHHYDWDSGYTCHQLGSGSICVQLGQPYWLSSCKLLLWDCDDRSYSYYIEASVNNRDWELIVDKTREACRSWQTLTFTPRAIVYFKIVGTFNTANEVFHCVHFETPSQLGSENRPRLRGFDHVAPIRPHHTETGDDDDRSSPSSSVLGTVNVVQDRRPSNAARPEPVQVEGAVGGVRGEAPAVPLEGAVAVVEAAPANTRRPTLPQDGFSA from the exons ATGTCAAACATCCACCTGGGTCTCCCTTACCCTGGGGGAGTAGTTGACCATTCAAGTAATTTGGCCCATGATATTGGTGCTTTGTATCTCAACGACGAGTATAGTGATGTTACTTTGCAAGTTAATGGTCAGACATTTCATGCTCACAGAGTCATCTTGGCTGCAAGAAGTCAATATTTTAG GGCACTTTTGTTTGGAGGCCTAAGAGAGAGTCACCAAGCAGAGGTGGAAATCAAAGATACAAATCTAACAGCATTTAAAGTCCTCTTGAAGTATATTTACACTGGATGGGTCAGCCTTAGTTCGGAAAAG GAAGAGACAGTGCTCGATATCCTTGGCCTTGCTCATCAGTATGGCTTTGAGGATTTGGAGTCGGCCATCTGTGACTACCTGAAGGATGCTCTTTGTATTCCAAACATCTGTGTTATATATGACATGGCTTCTCTCTACAATTTGACTAACCTCAAAACTGTATGCGAGGATTTCATGGATAAGAATGCTCTTTCAATTCTTAGCCATGAGTCATTCTATTCTCTCTCACCG tcggCCCTTAAAGCAATAATTGGACGTGATTCCTTTTGCGCGCCTGAGGTACATATTTTTCAAGGCGTCAGCGAATGGGTTGAACGGAACTCCGAACTTTCACAGGAAGAAACACAAGAAATCCTTGCACAGATCAGATTACCCTTAATCAGTCTATCT GATTTACTTAATGTTGTGCGACCAACATCGTTAATATCTCCTGACCAGATTTTGGATGCCATTAAAGCTAAAAATGAATCAAGAGATATGGATCTTCAGTATAGAGGATATTTGA TGCCAGGAGAGAATGTAGCTGTACCTAGTAAAGGAGCTCAGGTCCTCCAAGGTGAGATGCGGTCAAATTTGTTGGATGGAAATACAGTGAACTATGACATGGACCGAGGCTTCACCAGGCATCCAATTGATGATAACAGTGGCCAAGGGATCCTGATTAAACTTGGAATGCAGTGTATTATCAATCATATGAGAATGATGCTCTGGGATAAGGATCAACG AGGTTATTCATATTACATCGAAGTTTCCATGGACCAAAAAGACTGGGTTCGGGTTGTGGATCATACTCGGTATCATTGTAGGTCATGGCAGTATCTTTATTTCCCTCCAAGAGTTGTTCGTTACATTCGCATTGTTGGAACTAATAATACAGTCAATCGTGTTTTTCATGTAGTAGCCTTTGAAGCTTATTACTCCAAACAAGAAGTACAGCTACATAAAGGACTTATTG CACCTACAGAAAATGTTGCTTTGGTCACAAAGAGTGCTTTAGTGATAGAGGGGGTGAGTCGGGCTCGAAATAACCTCTTGAATGGAGATATTCACCACTATGATTGGGACTCTGGTTATACCTGTCACCAGCTGGGGTCAGGCTCCATATGTGTGCAGCTAGGACAACCATACTGGCTCTCGTCATGCAa gCTGCTTTTATGGGACTGTGATGACCGCTCTTATAGTTACTACATCGAAGCTTCGGTGAACAACCGTGACTGGGAACTCATTGTAGATAAGACAAGAGAAGCTTGTAGATCCTGGCAGACTTTAACGTTCACTCCCAGAGCTAttgtatatttcaaaattgttGGAACGTTTAATACTGCAAATGAG GTTTTCCATTGTGTTCATTTTGAAACTCCTTCACAACTAGGTTCGGAAAATCGCCCACGATTACGAGGATTTGACCATGTGGCTCCCATAAGACCACACCATACTGAAACAGGAGATGATGATGACAGGTCATCACCTTCCTCTTCGGTACTTGGAACTGTTAATGT
- the LOC136849284 gene encoding BTB/POZ domain-containing protein 9-like isoform X3, protein MSNIHLGLPYPGGVVDHSSNLAHDIGALYLNDEYSDVTLQVNGQTFHAHRVILAARSQYFRALLFGGLRESHQAEVEIKDTNLTAFKVLLKYIYTGWVSLSSEKEETVLDILGLAHQYGFEDLESAICDYLKDALCIPNICVIYDMASLYNLTNLKTVCEDFMDKNALSILSHESFYSLSPSALKAIIGRDSFCAPEVHIFQGVSEWVERNSELSQEETQEILAQIRLPLISLSDLLNVVRPTSLISPDQILDAIKAKNESRDMDLQYRGYLMPGENVAVPSKGAQVLQGEMRSNLLDGNTVNYDMDRGFTRHPIDDNSGQGILIKLGMQCIINHMRMMLWDKDQRGYSYYIEVSMDQKDWVRVVDHTRYHCRSWQYLYFPPRVVRYIRIVGTNNTVNRVFHVVAFEAYYSKQEVQLHKGLIAPTENVALVTKSALVIEGVSRARNNLLNGDIHHYDWDSGYTCHQLGSGSICVQLGQPYWLSSCKLLLWDCDDRSYSYYIEASVNNRDWELIVDKTREACRSWQTLTFTPRAIVYFKIVGTFNTANEVFHCVHFETPSQLGSENRPRLRGFDHVAPIRPHHTETGDDDDRSSPSSSVLGTVNVVQDRRPSNAARPEPVQVEGAVGGVRGEAPAVPLEGAVAVVEAAPANTRRPTLPQDGNVDAK, encoded by the exons ATGTCAAACATCCACCTGGGTCTCCCTTACCCTGGGGGAGTAGTTGACCATTCAAGTAATTTGGCCCATGATATTGGTGCTTTGTATCTCAACGACGAGTATAGTGATGTTACTTTGCAAGTTAATGGTCAGACATTTCATGCTCACAGAGTCATCTTGGCTGCAAGAAGTCAATATTTTAG GGCACTTTTGTTTGGAGGCCTAAGAGAGAGTCACCAAGCAGAGGTGGAAATCAAAGATACAAATCTAACAGCATTTAAAGTCCTCTTGAAGTATATTTACACTGGATGGGTCAGCCTTAGTTCGGAAAAG GAAGAGACAGTGCTCGATATCCTTGGCCTTGCTCATCAGTATGGCTTTGAGGATTTGGAGTCGGCCATCTGTGACTACCTGAAGGATGCTCTTTGTATTCCAAACATCTGTGTTATATATGACATGGCTTCTCTCTACAATTTGACTAACCTCAAAACTGTATGCGAGGATTTCATGGATAAGAATGCTCTTTCAATTCTTAGCCATGAGTCATTCTATTCTCTCTCACCG tcggCCCTTAAAGCAATAATTGGACGTGATTCCTTTTGCGCGCCTGAGGTACATATTTTTCAAGGCGTCAGCGAATGGGTTGAACGGAACTCCGAACTTTCACAGGAAGAAACACAAGAAATCCTTGCACAGATCAGATTACCCTTAATCAGTCTATCT GATTTACTTAATGTTGTGCGACCAACATCGTTAATATCTCCTGACCAGATTTTGGATGCCATTAAAGCTAAAAATGAATCAAGAGATATGGATCTTCAGTATAGAGGATATTTGA TGCCAGGAGAGAATGTAGCTGTACCTAGTAAAGGAGCTCAGGTCCTCCAAGGTGAGATGCGGTCAAATTTGTTGGATGGAAATACAGTGAACTATGACATGGACCGAGGCTTCACCAGGCATCCAATTGATGATAACAGTGGCCAAGGGATCCTGATTAAACTTGGAATGCAGTGTATTATCAATCATATGAGAATGATGCTCTGGGATAAGGATCAACG AGGTTATTCATATTACATCGAAGTTTCCATGGACCAAAAAGACTGGGTTCGGGTTGTGGATCATACTCGGTATCATTGTAGGTCATGGCAGTATCTTTATTTCCCTCCAAGAGTTGTTCGTTACATTCGCATTGTTGGAACTAATAATACAGTCAATCGTGTTTTTCATGTAGTAGCCTTTGAAGCTTATTACTCCAAACAAGAAGTACAGCTACATAAAGGACTTATTG CACCTACAGAAAATGTTGCTTTGGTCACAAAGAGTGCTTTAGTGATAGAGGGGGTGAGTCGGGCTCGAAATAACCTCTTGAATGGAGATATTCACCACTATGATTGGGACTCTGGTTATACCTGTCACCAGCTGGGGTCAGGCTCCATATGTGTGCAGCTAGGACAACCATACTGGCTCTCGTCATGCAa gCTGCTTTTATGGGACTGTGATGACCGCTCTTATAGTTACTACATCGAAGCTTCGGTGAACAACCGTGACTGGGAACTCATTGTAGATAAGACAAGAGAAGCTTGTAGATCCTGGCAGACTTTAACGTTCACTCCCAGAGCTAttgtatatttcaaaattgttGGAACGTTTAATACTGCAAATGAG GTTTTCCATTGTGTTCATTTTGAAACTCCTTCACAACTAGGTTCGGAAAATCGCCCACGATTACGAGGATTTGACCATGTGGCTCCCATAAGACCACACCATACTGAAACAGGAGATGATGATGACAGGTCATCACCTTCCTCTTCGGTACTTGGAACTGTTAATGT